One genomic window of Anaerofustis stercorihominis DSM 17244 includes the following:
- a CDS encoding SDR family NAD(P)-dependent oxidoreductase, with product MLKIDLTGKKAFLTGGSRGVGRAICLALAECGADIAFTYLSRDEAANGVVKEIEALGREAYCYKCDVGNFDQMKETLNDIKEKFGKLDIIVNNAGGSKVVEIDELTPEYLDTVLKSNLYGSFYSIMAGGLDLLKEAGGGSIINIGSSAMYSGMGGGPQYSASKAGLLGLTRYMAVQYGPENIRCNTLAISLIKTELLNKFDDEMLKKKIATVPVGRLGEPEDVAYMTAFLSSEMASYISGEVILMDGARTYAK from the coding sequence ATGTTAAAAATTGACTTAACAGGAAAGAAAGCATTTCTTACAGGCGGCAGCAGAGGTGTAGGAAGAGCCATCTGTCTTGCTCTTGCCGAGTGCGGAGCGGACATTGCATTCACTTATTTATCAAGAGATGAAGCAGCAAATGGGGTAGTTAAAGAAATAGAAGCTTTAGGTAGAGAAGCTTACTGTTATAAATGCGATGTCGGAAACTTTGACCAAATGAAAGAAACTTTAAATGATATTAAAGAAAAATTTGGCAAACTGGATATAATAGTAAACAATGCGGGAGGTTCAAAGGTAGTAGAAATAGATGAACTTACTCCGGAATATTTGGATACCGTATTAAAATCAAATTTATATGGTTCATTTTATTCTATCATGGCAGGAGGATTAGATCTCCTTAAAGAAGCAGGAGGGGGAAGCATAATAAATATAGGTTCTTCTGCAATGTATTCGGGAATGGGAGGAGGCCCTCAATACTCCGCATCAAAAGCCGGCTTATTGGGACTTACGAGATATATGGCAGTACAGTACGGACCTGAAAACATAAGATGTAATACACTTGCAATTTCTCTTATCAAGACAGAACTGTTAAATAAGTTCGATGATGAAATGTTAAAGAAAAAAATAGCTACGGTACCTGTCGGAAGACTCGGAGAACCGGAAGATGTAGCTTATATGACAGCATTCCTTTCAAGTGAAATGGCATCATACATAAGCGGCGAAGTAATACTAATGGACGGGGCTAGGACTTACGCAAAATAA